A window from Rana temporaria chromosome 8, aRanTem1.1, whole genome shotgun sequence encodes these proteins:
- the LOC120910509 gene encoding zinc finger protein OZF-like — protein MENQQTLNDGKLGKNKLSLNEMILNLTLEIIHLLTAEDCAVVMKTSLESITKRKSPRLSTITRARQNPITVPPPTFLNLERNNGHHVRNTLEGDIFSSPDYDVENNEIAEYSHEVNDTSRIPPHRPYHVETSMDPSNLEESSDQSHSVTSDLHLHPHSADSSTRPSIPKESSSIHEGFPKGESSLSCLECGKYFKTKPELHLHLKTHTTENLSGSECEKSFSKESELTHQNNTNSCSECGKHFTSKANLIIHQRTHTGDHPYSCSECGKCCSQKGGLLIHQRTHTGERPYSCSECGKCFTQKTNLLQHQRSHTGERPYSCSECGKGFTHKGRLLKHQRSHTGERLFSCLECGEGFTNRGSLVYHQRSHTREGPYSCSECGKCFNHKGCLLTHQRSHTGERPYSCSECGKSFTCKASLVHHQRCHTDERPFSCSECGKCFTRKGSLVEHQRIHTGERPFSCSECGKSFIQRGKLVEHQRSHTGERPYSCSKCGKCFTVKGNLLQHERRHTNEHLYSCSQCGKCFTVIGNLLQHQRSHTVSVHIPVQSVGNVTLTKEAFVNTREFTQ, from the exons atggagaatcagcagaCCTTGAATGATGGAAAattgggaaaaaataaactttcCTTGAATGAGATGATATTGaatctcaccctggagatcatccacCTGCTGACTGCAGAG GACTGTGCTGTAGTTATGAAGACATCTCTTGAGAGTATTACAAAGAGGAAAAGTCCCCGCTTGTCTACAATAACAAGAGCAAGACAAAACCCCATCACTGTGCCTCCACCTACCTTCCTAAATCTTGAGAGAAACA ATGGACACCATGTCAGGAATACTTTGGAGGGAGATATTTTTTCATCTCCAGATTATGATGTGGAAAATAATGAGATTGCTGAATATTCTCATGAAGTGAATGACACGAGTCGGATTCCACCCCACAGACCATATCATGTGGAGACATCAATGGATCCCTCTAATCTTGAGGAATCTTCTGACCAATCACATTCTGTTACTTCAGACCTCCATCTCCATCCTCACAGTGCAGATTCATCAACACGTCCATCTATACCCAAGGAGTCTTCTTCGATCCATGAAGGGTTTCCCAAAGGAGAGAGTTCATTATCTTGTTTGGAGTGCGGGAAATATTTTAAGACAAAACCTGAACTTCATCTACATCTTAAAACTCACACCACGGAGAATCTTTCAGGTTCAGAGTGCGAGAAATCTTTCTCTAAGGAAAGCGAACTTACACATCAGAATAATACaaattcatgttcagagtgtgggaaacacTTTACTTCGAAAGCAAACCTCATTATACACCAAAGAACTCACACAGGCGAccatccttattcatgttcagagtgcgggaaatgttgcTCTCAGAAAGGAGGTCTTCTAATACACCAAAGaactcacacgggtgagcgtccgtactcctgttcagagtgtgggaaatgtttcactcaAAAAACAAACCTTCTTCAACACCAGAGGAgccacacaggtgagcgtccatattcctgttcagagtgtgggaaaggtTTCACTCACAAAGGACGCCTTCTTaaacaccagagaagtcacacgggtgagcgtttGTTTTCATGTTTAGAGTGCGGGGAAGGTTTTACTAACAGAGGAAGCCTCGTTTatcaccagagaagtcacacccGTGAGGGTCCATATtcctgttcagagtgtgggaaatgtttcaatCACAAAGGATGCCTTCTTacacaccagagaagtcacacaggtgagcgtccgtattcctgttcagagtgcgggaaatcttttactTGTAAAGCAAGCCTCGTTCATCACCAGAGATGTCACACAGATGAGCGTccgttttcatgttcagagtgcgggaaatgttttactagGAAAGGAAGCCTTGttgaacaccagagaattcacacaggtgagcgtccgttttcctgttcagagtgcgggaaatcttttatTCAGAGAGGAAAACTTGTTGagcaccagagaagtcacacaggtgagcgtccgtaTTCCTGTTcaaagtgcggaaaatgttttactGTGAAAGGAAACCTTCTTCAACACGAGAGGAGACACACGAATGAGCATCTGTATTCATGTTcacagtgtgggaaatgttttactgTAATAGGAAACCTTCTTcaacaccagagaagtcacacagTGAGCGTCCATATtcctgttcagagtgtgggaaatgttacgCTCACAAAGGAAGCCTTCgtaaacaccagagaattcacacagtgA